Proteins encoded together in one Styela clava chromosome 12, kaStyClav1.hap1.2, whole genome shotgun sequence window:
- the LOC120330407 gene encoding uncharacterized protein LOC120330407 encodes MNLRYRILTINDSAAVRKLLEEQYIPTNHLVKHIGIGNDELRDEYYSRVEPFLRQGNSLGAFDESDQLVAVVVNVEHEEEREKLFDEKALKSQENKNKSAVYRLIKQLGKDDLPVILGTTEYWELKMATVHPKYRRSGVVNELIRRTIELAKLKNIKKLVGSQTYEQPRDNPLRLYVIKRIELGEYIDSVTGKKIFSGLKPPHHVQILYGYDVEKDDDTSIHHKSHL; translated from the exons ATGAACCTCCGTTACAGAATTCTTACAATAAATGATTCGGCAGCTGTTCGTAAACTTTTGGAAGAACAGTATATTCCTACAAATCATCTTGTAAAACACATTGGAATAGGAAATGATGAACTACGGGATGAATACTATTCACGGGTCGAA CCATTTTTGAGACAAGGAAATTCACTCGGGGCGTTCGATGAATCAGATCAATTAGTTGCAGTTGTTGTTAATGTTGAACATGAAGAAGAAAGAGAAAAACTATTTGATGAAAAAGCGCTGAAATCacaggaaaataaaaataaaagtgctGTTTATcgg CTAATCAAACAACTCGGAAAGGATGATCTACCTGTCATTTTAGGAACAACTGAGTACTGGGAGCTGAAAATGGCAACAGTCCATCCAAAATATCGTCGATCGGGAGTGGTGAATGAATTGATTCGAAG aACCATCGAACTTGCcaagctgaaaaatataaaaaaactagTGGGTTCTCAAACTTACGAACAACCTCGAGATAATCCTCTCAGACTGTATGTTATAAAGCGGATTGAGTTGGGTGAATACATAGACTCCGTGACTGGAAAGAAGATATTTTCTGGATTGAAACCGCCGCATCATGTTCAAATATTGTACGGATATGATGTAGAAAAAGATGATGACACTTCTATACATCACAAAAGTCACCTTTAG
- the LOC120330012 gene encoding uncharacterized protein LOC120330012 codes for MDLKYRILTLDDLKDVRQLLEDHYTNKFALMKYLGVENDDLRDTYYSRVGPFLKQENSFGGFDETKQLLAVIVNVKYEENEKMNFEKVLKSQGNKKIDAIVRLMKHLGKDELPAILRTTEYWEMKMITVHPKYRRSGVVKELIRKTIELAKRKNIEKLVCFQTYEQPPDNPLGLYVIKRIQLSEYTDSVTGKKIFSGLNPPNHVQIMYGYNVQENNNTTSEHFTDVTSTSSNIR; via the exons ATGGATCTCAAATACAGAATTCTTACATTAGACGACTTGAAAGATGTTCGTCAACTTTTGGAAGACCATTATACTAACAAGTTTGCTCTCATGAAATACCTTGGAGTGGAAAATGACGATCTACGTGACACCTACTATTCGCGTGTTGGg cCATTTCTAAAACAAGAAAACTCATTTGGAGGATTTGATGAAACGAAGCAATTACTTGCAGTTATTGTTAATGTTAAATATGAGGAAaacgaaaaaatgaattttgaaaaggTGTTGAAATCACAGGGAAACAAAAAGATAGATGCAATTGTTCgg CTAATGAAACATCTCGGTAAAGATGAACTACCCGCCATTTTGAGAACTACTGAGTATTGGGAGATGAAGATGATAACAGTTCATCCAAAATATCGTCGCTCGGGAGTGGTAAAGGAATTGATTCGAAA aACCATCGAACTTGCAAAGcggaaaaatattgaaaaacttgTGTGTTTCCAAACTTACGAACAACCACCAGATAATCCTCTTGGATTGTATGTTATAAAACGAATTCAACTGAGCGAATACACAGACTCCGTAACTGGGAAAAAGATATTTTCTGGATTGAATCCACCAAACCACGTTCAAATTATGTACGGATATAATGtacaagaaaataataataccaCTTCTGAACATTTCACAGATGTCACAAGTACGTCATCTAATATTCGATAA